The following DNA comes from Thermodesulfobacteriota bacterium.
AAGCCAGGCTGTTCAAGACGCCAAGAGAGTCAGGATCTATCGCCAGTGCTTTTTGGTAATGCGCTTCAGCCTTCTCGGAATCCCCGTTCATTTCGTGCAGTAAACCAAGCTGACAATACAAATCAGCGTTTCCCGGGTTATGGCGCAAGGATTCACTGATATTCCTGATAGACTCCTGAACCTGTCGCTTCTGATTCAAAACACGGTCCAGATACTGATTCGCCTCTTTGTAGTTGGCATTCATTTTCCTGACGCTGCCCAAATGACGCTCCGCTGAAGACAAGTCGCCTACAGCGAACCTGCTCACCCCCAGGCCATAAAGGCCATCAATGTTGTCCGGATCTTCTTCCAGCGCCCTGGAAAACAACAAAGACGCCCCGGCCCAATCTCCCGCCTTAAATTTTTCCCCCGCTAGACTGGCGTATAATCTGCTTTTTAATTGCGATCTCCCTTTGATCAGGCGCGCGTTTTCAATCAGATCCAGGGCGACATGAAAATCCCCGACACGTTGAGCGAAACGGATGAGTTGCAGGAGACGGCGCGTGTTTTTAATTTTTAAGATTGACGTTGAAACCGTTTTTTCACGGACGTCTATCAGATCGCTGCCTTTTTTTATAAACACCGCGTCCCAGGAACCGTAAAAAATCAAGACCCAGTCCGGGGCCTGTAAAAAATAATTAATGACCGGTTTATCAAGACCGATACACCAGAGGTCACAGGCAAACTTTTCTAAAAACCGATTAACGTCAACGCCCTGTATGAACCGGATATATTCAGGATACCACGCTTCGAATGGAAAATATCTGGAATCAATTGCGGTTTTTACTTGGGGCCATAACATCCAGGACAGATAGCTGCCGCTCTCATAATCATTTCCGATTCGTGGTCCATGGAAATGATCTTTTAGAAATCCGGTTTCTTCTATCGGGGCGTCATCTACTGTGCCGAACCCCAGCCAGTCTCCCCCCGAATAAATATTCAATGCATTAAAGTAAACCAGCATTCCGGCAAACAGAAAAAAGAGAAGAACGCGAGAGAAGGTCGTGCCGGCCGGCGTCCAGATCCCGGCAACTTGGCGGCGACAGAGAAGATAAAAAGAGCTGAAAGCAAAAACTGAAGCGTACAGGAACATGGTCCTGGAAATATAAACATATAAGAAAGCGAACAATAAAAACGGCAGCAGAATGGTCCAGTCAAGAGAACGGGATTTGATCTGATGCCGGAACAGCATCAAAAAAATAAATACCGAGACAATAAGAAGGAACAACGTGTTGTATTCCGTTAATCCCCCGAAAACACGTATCATGGTATACAATGATACATAATCTAAATTCGTGGCAAAATGGGTCTTGAACTCAGCGCTGAACATAGACTCAACCACCTGAAAAGGATACACCCAGCCATAAGGGTTCACCAGTGTCGCCAACGCGCTGAGGATAACGGCGACAAAAAAATGCTTTCGGATAATTGGATTCAATGCCTTATCAGGAGAAAAAACCATGTTCATTATTTCTCCCGCACCGATAACGCATAAGTAAGCCAATCCGAATATCCATACGCCGTGAGTATTCACCCAGAATATGGTTAAAACCGGATAGGCATAACACCAGCAGACGTCTTTTCCGGTCGCGGTCTTGAGTTGAAACCAGATCAAGACAAACAACTGCATAAATATGCAGGAAAACATATTGGGTTTGATGATGATGGCGCTGGAACTGATGATTAAAGACAAAAACGCGATCAGCCATGCCGTCGGCTGGTGAGCCAGGTCATGCCTGCGGATATAAAAATAGAGAAGCATCAAGTATGTCAAAAAGGTGGCATACCTTACCGCGAACAGGAAGGCGCGGCCGCCCATCTCATAGCAGACATAAAGAAACGCTTGCGCAAGCCATTGGCAGTAGACGATATCGTTGCTGGCGGGAGTCCAGGTGAAAATCCGATGGTCCAGAATCAGGGTCTTGTTGGTGAGGATATATTTTCCATAAGCCAGATGGAACCATATATCAGCGTCCATTACCGGCCTTGTGCACATGATGATCACTGTCAACAGAAGCAGGGGGAACGGAAGGGTATAAAGAAAACCGGAGGCAGCCTTATCTCCGGCCTCATGCGGCTTACCGCTAAAATTTCTATCATTGTCTTGTGTCTGTGACATGCCGGAGTGATTTCTTTAAAACAGTGGACACGTTTTGAAAAAAAATTATCATCTCCGGCAGTATTCCGCAAGGGTTGAATGCCGGCAAGACGGCGTCGGTCCCATCTCACGGCGTTATCTGAAAATGCTGATGAAGTAATGCGTTTACTCGACCATCAGGGAAATGGACGTCGAGGCTTTGCGATTTTCCCGCGAGCCGCCAAGGATGGCTTTCATTTCTTCGCTTTCGGAGGAACCGGTCCCGCCGATGGTTGTCCACTGGCCCAGCGGCACCGAGACGGACGTGGACGCTTCGGTACAGCGGACAACGGTCTGACCGCCCCGGTCATCCAGGTAGGAGATTCGCGGCGTAATGGTGATGTCGGCGTACCCCCCCCGGACAATTGGCGTAACCTCCATGCCGGTCTCGACCCGCTGAAAAACCAGTGTTTCCGAAATTTCCGCGTGCCGTTGCCCCAGGGTCAGCCACCTCTCCTTATAAGGGATATCGGTGGCCGTTCGGATATAAGCCGGACTGCCGGACGTGGCCAGGATAAAATA
Coding sequences within:
- a CDS encoding tetratricopeptide repeat protein → MSQTQDNDRNFSGKPHEAGDKAASGFLYTLPFPLLLLTVIIMCTRPVMDADIWFHLAYGKYILTNKTLILDHRIFTWTPASNDIVYCQWLAQAFLYVCYEMGGRAFLFAVRYATFLTYLMLLYFYIRRHDLAHQPTAWLIAFLSLIISSSAIIIKPNMFSCIFMQLFVLIWFQLKTATGKDVCWCYAYPVLTIFWVNTHGVWIFGLAYLCVIGAGEIMNMVFSPDKALNPIIRKHFFVAVILSALATLVNPYGWVYPFQVVESMFSAEFKTHFATNLDYVSLYTMIRVFGGLTEYNTLFLLIVSVFIFLMLFRHQIKSRSLDWTILLPFLLFAFLYVYISRTMFLYASVFAFSSFYLLCRRQVAGIWTPAGTTFSRVLLFFLFAGMLVYFNALNIYSGGDWLGFGTVDDAPIEETGFLKDHFHGPRIGNDYESGSYLSWMLWPQVKTAIDSRYFPFEAWYPEYIRFIQGVDVNRFLEKFACDLWCIGLDKPVINYFLQAPDWVLIFYGSWDAVFIKKGSDLIDVREKTVSTSILKIKNTRRLLQLIRFAQRVGDFHVALDLIENARLIKGRSQLKSRLYASLAGEKFKAGDWAGASLLFSRALEEDPDNIDGLYGLGVSRFAVGDLSSAERHLGSVRKMNANYKEANQYLDRVLNQKRQVQESIRNISESLRHNPGNADLYCQLGLLHEMNGDSEKAEAHYQKALAIDPDSLGVLNSLACLGVKKKQYAHAVEYYAKMFSLQPDSPSAGKICYNIGCLYSLQGEEDKSVYWLKRAVEKGYDNWNQIKTDSDLNNIRGSAEYQDLVRCSDDR